Proteins from one Ahaetulla prasina isolate Xishuangbanna chromosome 2, ASM2864084v1, whole genome shotgun sequence genomic window:
- the CDC37 gene encoding hsp90 co-chaperone Cdc37 isoform X1: MEQFHKEKEEMDKGSRDCKRKLSECQKKIKELALTNVESSKNELLKLQAEMQQLKKEEKSWDNKIEELRKKEKNMPWNVDTLSKDGFSKSVFNVKTEQDEESEEQKEKKHKTFVEKYEKQIKHFGMLRHWDDSQKYLSDNAHLVCEETANYLVIWCIDLEVEEKHALMQQVAHQTIVMQFILELSKSLKVDPRACFRQFFAKIKTADQQYMEGFNDELESFKVRVQERAKARIERAMKEYEEEERQKRLGPGGLDPVEVYESLPQVSNARKLLHLSELHDPFVSPCVYICIFE, translated from the exons ATGGAACAGTTCcacaaggagaaagaggaaatggACAAAGGATCCCGGGATTGCAAACGCAAGTTATCCGAGTgccagaagaaaataaaagaacttgCGTTGACCAACGTAGAGAGTAGCAAAAATGAGCTGCTGAAGTTACAGGCTGAGATGCAGCAactcaagaaagaagaaaagagctgGGACAATAAGATAGAAGAActcaggaagaaggaaaagaacatGCCCTGGAATGTTGACACTCTTAGCAAAGATGGCTTCAGTAAG AGTGTCTtcaatgtcaaaactgaacaagaTGAGGAATCTGAAGAACAAAAAGAGAAGAAGCACAAAACATTTGTAGAAAAATATGAGAAACAAATCAAGCACTTCG GAATGTtgcggcactgggatgatagtcaGAAATACCTGTCTGATAATGCACATCTTGTTTGTGAAGAGACAGCCAATTATTTGGTCATCTGGTGTATTGATTTGGAAGTAGAAGAG AAACATGCCCTGATGCAACAGGTAGCCCATCAGACCATAGTGATGCAGTTCATTCTAGAGCTGTCTAAGAGCCTGAAGGTTGACCCTAGAGCTTGCTTCAGACAATTTTTTGCTAAAATCAAG ACAGCTGACCAGCAGTACATGGAAGGTTTTAATGATGAACTGGAATCCTTCAAGGTCCGAGTACAGGAGCGGGCTAAGGCACGCATTGAAAGAGCTATGAAAGAATATGAAGAAGAAGAGCGGCAGAAACGGCTGGGGCCAGGGGGCCTTGATCCAGTAGAAGTGTATGAATCTCTCCCACAAGTGAGTAATGCAAGGAAACTTTTGCATCTTTCAGAATTACATGATCCTTTTGTTTCACCATGTGTTTATATCTGCATATTTGAGTAA